The sequence below is a genomic window from Dioscorea cayenensis subsp. rotundata cultivar TDr96_F1 chromosome 6, TDr96_F1_v2_PseudoChromosome.rev07_lg8_w22 25.fasta, whole genome shotgun sequence.
atttatttatttattagtaggACCACAAGCATTTGtttattgtaataaattatttgatagTAAATTTCATAGATTGCATATGTATAAACTACGTTTTATCATAGTTGTCGTCattgtgattattattattattattatacaattgTCTTTTAGAAATTCTTACTAATCGCATAACATGTTTTTTCgtaggatttttttaataataaaaaatgaaaataattgaattgCTATTAGTTTGCaaggatatttttataaaaatatttttatttccattttttttttcttgaaatgatgGATGAATCCTTTAAATAAATCTTTAATGAGTTTACAAGTACtccagtttatttttttataaaacaaataaatttgataatCAACTAATTCAATTGAGTTGTTGGTAGATTAAGATAAAAACCCAAATTCAATTTCCTGACTCTCATCCTCCATTACCTGCTGCCTGACCATCTCCCTTTGCTCTCCTCCTTGACTTTAATCCAGCCTTCCCAGCCTCCTCCCTCCCCTCTTCGACCACGCCGCTCTGCCTCCCAGGTGCCAATCCATCCCGATCTTGCCTCCGCCATTgctgtttcttttgatttctcgACATTTATTGGCATATAACTGTGATTGATTTCTGAGGCATCGTGCTGGATGGATCAAAAGGATCTGGTTGTTGAGGGAGCAAGCGTCAAGGCGTTTGTGTATGTTAGGGTAGATGTTTGTGGCTCGCCTCTTGAGTTTACAGGCGTGATTCTTGGTTTTTGGGTGTTTGTAGGGTTTAATTTTGGCTGTTGATTTTGGGGGTTTTCTTGCTTATAGAGATGTTTCCGAGTATTGGGAGGATGAGGGTGAAGCACAGAGGTGTGCTTTTGACGCTTAAGGGAACGGTGATACGGTCTGCGTCGGTGAAGATGATTGAAGGGGAAAAGGAGTATGAGTGTAGAAGGTGCCGGCACAGGTAAGTGTTTTCAGGGAGTTCACTCATCTCTTTGTTTAGTTTCGGTTACATTTTGGAAAGTGTAGAGGTAATTAATGGGATATGTGGTTTTTTGAGTTTGCACTGATTTGTGAGCTTCTGATTGtgacttttgtttatattgatttatagGTTCAAAGTTTACCCAGAGTTGGAAACTGGAAACCCGATAAGACTGCCGACTTCTTGCCCATCGAAGGTATGTTTGGCTGCCTTCTAATCTCTAGTGTAAGTTTTTACCCTCTCTGGTGATGCCTGAGGAATTGAAGTTCTGCCTGTAAGATCTTCATTAAAGGTGCTTTTACTTTCGAGTGATTTAttatcaatcatttttttttttatttctgataAGAGACAGGTAAGGAAGTCAATTATCCAAATTCTTTCAGCTTCTTGTGGGGATGATAAATTTTCTGGGGGGTTGTTTGGATAACCACCCCAGATTAATTATGATTGAAGTCGCTTCTCTTTCCGTTCTACCATATCAGCTTAACTTtcatatatgttttcatttttgttaagGTTTATGCCAATCAcgggatgtatatatattattgtcatCATTGTTTCTCATGCTCAACGTGTGTGTTGAGTCATTAGAGTGGAGTAGTAATGTAGCATGTGAAATTTCTGCATGCCAATGAGTCTGGGTGCTTCTAATAATCACTTAAATGAGTAAGTTTTCATATCTTTTTGTTGAACACTTACTACATGTAGTTCTGCAACTTAGTCATGAAAAAGCATTGTTCTATTTTTTCAGTTGAAAGATATATGCTTTATGGTTTTGGAATACTGTTGAACATTATCTTTGAAtggaagcatttattattttgccaATATAAGCATTTATACAgtctttttgttgtttataatgcTTTGCTATAAAAAAACTGTCCAAACATCTTAACATTTTATTAATTAGGTGTGGATATATGTTCAACGTTTTGTGCGACTATCAAATTGAGAACTGTATTTGTGAGTGCCACTAATTGTAGTTTGGTAGATAGCAGCTGAAGTTAAAACATTTTTGCAATGTTTACTGATAGCTTCGTTAACTGTCTTATCATGGCTCATATTTTCTTTGTTAGCTGTTGATAGCCATATGCTACATCACTATTAGTGCACTCTAGCCTTTGTATTAACTGCAAGGCTGCAGTCGAATCAGTATGCCCCTTAATAGAAATTGTTACCTGCTTTCTCTAGAAGAAGGGAGGTTGTTCGATGCTTAGGTTAT
It includes:
- the LOC120263420 gene encoding probable DNA helicase MCM9, translating into MFPSIGRMRVKHRGVLLTLKGTVIRSASVKMIEGEKEYECRRCRHRFKVYPELETGNPIRLPTSCPSKVRKSIIQILSASCGDDKFSGGLFG